A stretch of the Sphingomonas sp. CL5.1 genome encodes the following:
- a CDS encoding acyl-CoA dehydrogenase family protein, translated as MRLGFSAGDEAFRAEAADWLADQMSGEFRDIKDVLGLTVMAERRKEWEQQLGRHRWSCIGWPSKWGGRDATLEQQVIFAEEYARSGAPGRVGHMGIELAGPTILAFGTEEQKARFLPGIASGEVLWCQGYSEPNAGSDLASVRTRARVDEATGEWVVDGQKIWTSLAQICDWIFVVTRSEEGSKGPKGLTFLLMPIDQPGITIRPIRQINGDAEFNETFFDGARTAAENLVSTPGNGWQVAMGLLAFERGVSTLGQQMGFRHELDAIIAAAKANGSASNPLIRQRIAKAEIGLRLMRYGALRVLSNTDHARPDGAALTYKLQWATWRRNLGELAMDVLGQAGEVTAGPDYDFPMLPSLFLSSRADTIYGGTNQIQRNIVAERALGLPREPRGNA; from the coding sequence ATGAGGCTCGGATTCTCGGCCGGGGACGAGGCGTTCCGCGCTGAGGCGGCGGACTGGCTCGCCGACCAGATGTCCGGCGAGTTCCGCGACATCAAGGACGTGCTGGGCCTGACGGTGATGGCCGAACGCCGCAAGGAATGGGAGCAGCAGCTCGGCCGCCATCGCTGGAGCTGCATCGGTTGGCCCAGCAAATGGGGCGGCCGCGACGCGACGCTGGAACAGCAGGTGATCTTCGCGGAGGAATATGCGCGTTCCGGCGCGCCCGGCCGCGTCGGGCATATGGGAATCGAGCTGGCCGGGCCGACCATCCTCGCCTTCGGCACCGAGGAGCAGAAGGCGCGCTTCCTGCCCGGCATCGCCTCGGGCGAAGTCTTGTGGTGCCAGGGCTATTCGGAGCCGAACGCCGGGTCAGACCTCGCCTCGGTGCGCACCCGCGCGCGGGTCGATGAAGCGACCGGCGAATGGGTGGTGGACGGGCAGAAGATCTGGACCAGCCTCGCGCAGATCTGCGACTGGATCTTCGTCGTCACCCGCAGCGAGGAAGGGTCGAAGGGGCCGAAGGGCCTCACCTTCCTGCTTATGCCGATCGACCAGCCGGGGATCACCATCCGCCCGATCAGGCAGATCAACGGCGACGCCGAGTTCAACGAGACCTTCTTCGACGGCGCGCGCACGGCGGCGGAGAACCTCGTCTCCACGCCGGGCAACGGCTGGCAGGTGGCGATGGGGCTGCTCGCGTTCGAGCGCGGCGTCTCCACGCTCGGCCAGCAGATGGGCTTCCGGCACGAGCTGGACGCGATCATCGCGGCGGCGAAGGCCAACGGCTCAGCGAGCAACCCGCTGATCCGCCAGCGTATCGCCAAGGCGGAGATCGGGTTGCGCCTGATGCGCTACGGCGCGCTGCGCGTGCTGAGCAACACCGATCACGCCCGGCCGGACGGCGCGGCGCTGACGTACAAGCTGCAATGGGCGACGTGGCGGCGCAATCTCGGCGAGCTGGCGATGGACGTGCTGGGTCAGGCGGGTGAAGTGACGGCCGGGCCGGATTACGACTTCCCGATGCTCCCCAGCCTGTTCCTCTCGTCGCGCGCCGACACGATCTACGGCGGCACTAACCAGATCCAGCGCAACATCGTCGCCGAGCGCGCGCTCGGCCTGCCGCGCGAACCGCGAGGCAACGCATGA
- a CDS encoding SDR family oxidoreductase, with the protein MTPAPAYPAPRGLLKDRTIVVTAAAGTGIGFAVARRAAEEGARVLISDFHERRLGEAADAIAEAVGTRPETCLCDVTSEAQVRALRDAALAKLGHVDVLINNAGLGGEVPVVDMTDEQWSRVIDVTLTSVFRMTRAFLPAMTARGTGAIVNNASVLGWRAQKGQAHYAAAKAGVMAFTRCAAVEAAEQGVRINAVAPSIAMHPFLAKVTTEDMLAKLSAQEAFGRPAEVWEVANVMIFLASDLSSYMTGEIVSVSSQRA; encoded by the coding sequence ATGACCCCTGCCCCCGCCTATCCCGCCCCGCGCGGGCTGCTGAAAGACCGCACTATCGTGGTCACCGCCGCCGCCGGGACCGGCATCGGCTTCGCGGTCGCCAGGCGCGCCGCCGAGGAAGGCGCGCGCGTGCTCATCAGCGATTTCCACGAGCGCCGGCTGGGCGAAGCGGCGGACGCGATCGCGGAAGCGGTCGGCACCCGCCCCGAAACCTGCCTGTGCGACGTGACCAGCGAGGCGCAGGTGCGGGCGCTACGCGACGCGGCTCTGGCTAAGCTCGGCCATGTCGACGTGCTCATCAACAATGCCGGGCTGGGCGGCGAGGTGCCGGTGGTCGACATGACCGACGAGCAATGGTCGCGCGTGATCGACGTGACGCTCACCAGCGTGTTCCGCATGACCCGCGCCTTCCTGCCCGCGATGACCGCGCGCGGCACCGGCGCGATCGTCAACAACGCCTCCGTGCTCGGCTGGCGCGCGCAGAAGGGGCAGGCGCATTATGCCGCCGCCAAGGCGGGCGTGATGGCCTTCACCCGCTGCGCGGCGGTGGAGGCGGCGGAACAGGGCGTGCGGATCAACGCGGTCGCGCCGTCGATCGCGATGCATCCCTTCCTCGCCAAGGTGACGACCGAGGACATGCTGGCGAAGCTCTCCGCGCAGGAGGCGTTCGGCCGCCCCGCCGAGGTGTGGGAAGTGGCGAACGTGATGATCTTCCTCGCTTCCGACCTGTCGTCGTACATGACGGGTGAGATCGTCTCGGTATCGAGCCAGCGGGCGTGA
- a CDS encoding MaoC family dehydratase has protein sequence MSARVYQHPRGLIGQEGTALGPTGWLAIDQARVDGFAQVTGDHQWIHVDVERARVGPFGGTIAHGYLTMSLVNLFLPDLIEVRGFAHAVNVGADRLRFLAPVKVGARIRGTGEIVAVEEVKGAIQSTVRVTVEIEGGDKPACVVDTISRYFPE, from the coding sequence GTGAGCGCGCGGGTCTATCAGCACCCGCGCGGCCTGATCGGGCAGGAAGGCACCGCGCTCGGCCCGACCGGCTGGCTCGCGATCGATCAGGCGCGCGTCGACGGCTTCGCGCAGGTGACGGGCGATCACCAGTGGATCCACGTCGATGTCGAGCGCGCCAGGGTCGGCCCGTTCGGCGGCACGATCGCGCACGGCTATCTGACGATGAGCCTCGTCAACCTGTTCCTCCCCGACCTGATCGAGGTGCGCGGCTTCGCCCATGCGGTGAACGTCGGCGCGGATCGGCTGCGCTTCCTCGCGCCGGTGAAGGTGGGCGCGCGGATTCGCGGCACGGGCGAGATCGTCGCGGTGGAGGAGGTAAAGGGCGCGATCCAGTCCACCGTCCGCGTCACCGTGGAAATCGAGGGCGGCGACAAGCCCGCCTGCGTCGTCGACACGATCAGCCGCTATTTCCCGGAGTGA
- a CDS encoding FadD3 family acyl-CoA ligase has product MALPPTIPHLAASAAERFGDRPALLENGETWSFAELWRRARAAASAFLANGIGAGDRIAIWAPNRAEWIIAAIGAQTAGAAIVPLNTRLKGREAGDILRRTGARMLFTVGDFLGTDYPALLEDEALPALERTILLDDDWNSFLAEGAGADAPRVAAALAALGPDALSDIMFTSGTTGAPKGVLTTHGRIVPMFEAWGDAVGLREGDVYLIVNPFFHSFGFKAGWVAALIKGATVVPMATFDVARAIAHIERDRVSFLPGPPTIFQSLLAEPRFDSSSLRCAVTGAATVPPILIERMRNELGFRTIVTAYGMTECSAITSCRQGDSAELVASSCGKALPGLEVKCADDAGREVPRGQEGEVLVRGYGVMLGYLDDPAATAEAIDAGGWLHTGDVGVMDAAGYLRITDRKKDMYISGGFNCYPAEIEKLLSAHPAIAAAAVIGVPDERMGEIGHAFIVLRPDAPRADEAALIGWSRANMANYKAPRRVTLLDALPLNASGKVVKPELRALAEREG; this is encoded by the coding sequence GTGGCCCTCCCCCCGACGATCCCGCACCTCGCCGCCTCCGCCGCCGAACGCTTCGGGGATCGCCCGGCGCTGCTGGAAAATGGCGAGACGTGGAGCTTCGCGGAACTTTGGCGGCGCGCCCGCGCGGCGGCCTCCGCCTTCCTCGCCAACGGAATCGGGGCGGGCGACCGCATCGCGATCTGGGCGCCCAACCGCGCGGAGTGGATCATCGCGGCGATCGGCGCGCAGACGGCAGGGGCGGCGATCGTACCGCTCAACACCCGGCTGAAGGGGCGCGAGGCGGGCGATATCCTGCGGCGGACGGGCGCGCGGATGCTGTTTACGGTCGGCGACTTCCTCGGCACCGATTACCCCGCCCTGCTCGAGGATGAGGCGCTGCCCGCGCTGGAACGGACGATTCTGCTGGACGATGATTGGAACTCCTTCCTCGCCGAAGGCGCAGGAGCGGACGCCCCCCGCGTCGCCGCTGCCCTCGCCGCGCTCGGCCCCGATGCGCTGAGCGACATCATGTTCACCTCCGGCACCACCGGTGCGCCCAAGGGCGTGCTGACCACGCACGGCCGCATCGTCCCGATGTTCGAGGCATGGGGCGACGCGGTGGGGCTTCGTGAAGGCGACGTCTACCTCATCGTCAACCCGTTCTTCCACAGTTTCGGCTTCAAGGCGGGCTGGGTCGCGGCGCTGATCAAGGGCGCGACGGTCGTGCCGATGGCGACCTTCGACGTGGCGAGAGCGATCGCGCATATCGAGCGCGACCGCGTCTCCTTCCTCCCCGGGCCGCCGACGATCTTCCAGTCGCTGCTCGCCGAGCCGCGCTTCGACTCATCCTCGCTGCGCTGCGCGGTTACGGGCGCCGCGACGGTGCCGCCGATCCTCATCGAGCGGATGCGGAACGAACTCGGCTTCCGCACCATCGTCACCGCTTACGGCATGACCGAATGCAGCGCGATCACCTCCTGCCGGCAGGGCGATTCGGCCGAGCTGGTCGCGTCGAGCTGCGGCAAGGCGCTGCCGGGGCTGGAGGTGAAGTGCGCCGACGATGCCGGGCGCGAGGTGCCTCGCGGCCAGGAGGGCGAGGTGCTGGTGCGCGGCTATGGCGTGATGCTCGGCTATCTCGACGACCCCGCCGCCACCGCCGAGGCGATCGATGCCGGCGGCTGGCTCCATACCGGCGACGTGGGGGTGATGGACGCGGCGGGCTATCTGCGCATCACCGATCGCAAGAAGGACATGTACATCTCCGGCGGGTTCAACTGCTATCCGGCGGAGATCGAGAAATTGCTCTCCGCCCATCCTGCCATCGCCGCCGCCGCCGTGATCGGCGTGCCGGACGAGCGGATGGGCGAGATCGGCCACGCCTTCATCGTGCTCCGCCCCGACGCGCCACGCGCGGACGAAGCGGCGCTGATCGGCTGGTCGCGCGCGAATATGGCGAATTACAAGGCCCCGCGCCGCGTGACCCTGCTCGACGCACTGCCGCTCAACGCTTCCGGCAAGGTGGTGAAGCCCGAGCTGCGCGCATTGGCGGAACGGGAAGGCTGA
- a CDS encoding DUF1508 domain-containing protein, whose translation MAHKFTIKKNKAGEFVAYFKYNSETIFWTEGYANKAGAVNAIESIKKNGPGAPTEEE comes from the coding sequence ATGGCGCACAAGTTCACGATCAAGAAGAACAAGGCCGGTGAGTTCGTGGCGTATTTCAAATACAATAGCGAAACGATCTTCTGGACCGAGGGCTATGCCAACAAGGCGGGCGCGGTGAACGCGATCGAATCGATCAAGAAGAACGGACCGGGCGCGCCCACCGAGGAAGAATAG
- a CDS encoding FAD-binding oxidoreductase, whose product MSYDIAIVGAGIAGATLAAAIGDRARVLILEAEEVAGYHATGRSAAFWSETYGGPAIQPLTTLSGDALRGGGYLQPLGSLHIGRAGDEALADAFIAGFDGSGVELARVDPARFVPGLRPGWTVGVIEPSCAYIDVAALHGDALAAARRAGAVIELGRALRSATRVDGRWRIETSGGVRDAAVLVNAAGAWVDEVARGAGAAPIGIQPYRRTLIQLRVDPPVPAAVPHVAHLGGSFYFKPEAGGRLWLSPHDETPVAPGDVQPEELDVAIAIDRMEQAVDWRVEQVERKWAGLRSFAPDRLPVYGFAADAPGFFWFAGQGGFGIQTAPAAARVGAALLLGDAPPAGIDISRYTPARFVDKLA is encoded by the coding sequence ATGAGCTACGATATCGCGATCGTCGGCGCCGGGATCGCTGGCGCCACCCTTGCCGCCGCGATCGGCGATCGCGCGCGGGTGCTGATCCTGGAGGCGGAGGAGGTCGCCGGTTATCACGCGACCGGCCGCTCCGCCGCTTTCTGGTCCGAAACCTATGGCGGGCCGGCGATCCAGCCGCTGACGACGCTTTCCGGCGATGCGCTGCGGGGCGGGGGGTATCTCCAGCCGCTCGGCTCGCTGCACATCGGCAGGGCGGGGGACGAGGCTTTGGCCGATGCGTTCATCGCCGGCTTCGACGGATCGGGCGTGGAGCTGGCGCGGGTCGATCCCGCGCGCTTCGTCCCCGGCCTGCGTCCGGGCTGGACGGTGGGCGTGATCGAACCGAGCTGCGCCTATATCGACGTCGCGGCGCTGCACGGCGATGCGCTGGCCGCCGCGCGGCGGGCGGGCGCGGTGATCGAGCTGGGCCGCGCATTGCGATCCGCGACGCGCGTGGACGGCCGCTGGCGGATCGAGACGAGCGGCGGCGTGCGCGACGCGGCGGTGCTGGTCAATGCCGCCGGCGCGTGGGTGGACGAAGTGGCGCGCGGAGCCGGCGCGGCGCCGATCGGCATCCAGCCCTATCGCCGCACGCTGATCCAGCTTCGCGTCGATCCGCCGGTGCCGGCGGCGGTGCCGCATGTCGCGCATCTCGGCGGCAGCTTCTACTTCAAGCCGGAGGCGGGCGGGCGGCTGTGGCTGTCGCCGCATGACGAGACGCCGGTCGCGCCGGGCGATGTGCAGCCTGAGGAACTGGATGTCGCGATCGCGATCGACCGGATGGAGCAGGCGGTCGACTGGCGGGTCGAGCAGGTCGAGCGGAAATGGGCCGGGCTGCGCAGCTTCGCGCCGGATCGGCTGCCGGTCTATGGCTTCGCCGCCGATGCGCCGGGCTTCTTCTGGTTCGCGGGGCAGGGCGGGTTCGGCATCCAGACCGCGCCGGCCGCCGCGCGGGTCGGCGCCGCGCTGCTGCTGGGCGATGCGCCTCCTGCGGGCATCGACATCTCCCGCTATACGCCCGCGCGTTTCGTGGATAAGCTCGCCTGA
- a CDS encoding alpha/beta fold hydrolase, with protein sequence MTIASPIRRAIPAGASITQWAAPDGWSIRRFDWPAEGVPRGAILFQGGRGDVFEKYLETFGHWHDAGWMIASFDWRGQGGSGRLSANPRVGHAADFAPWIADLAAFWRSWEAAGPRVIMGHSMGGYLVLRALVERAVDPAAAVLVAPMLGLKAPVGPWLGEQVARLMCLLGDPARAAWQGHERPGARLDRQKLLTHDASRYEDEGFWYAEKPEIQLGPPSWAWLARAFAGTRALEADPRLAAMTTPVMLLVAEADGLVDARAALRVAGKLPAAEAVRFGPESAHEILREADPVRDRALAAIDAFLETHAR encoded by the coding sequence ATGACCATCGCATCGCCCATCCGCCGCGCGATTCCGGCCGGCGCGTCGATCACGCAATGGGCGGCGCCCGACGGGTGGTCGATCCGCCGCTTCGACTGGCCGGCGGAGGGCGTGCCGCGCGGCGCGATCCTGTTCCAGGGCGGGCGCGGCGATGTGTTCGAGAAGTATCTGGAAACATTCGGCCATTGGCATGATGCCGGCTGGATGATCGCCTCGTTCGACTGGCGCGGGCAGGGCGGGTCGGGGCGGCTATCGGCGAACCCTCGGGTCGGCCATGCGGCGGATTTCGCGCCGTGGATCGCCGATCTCGCCGCCTTCTGGCGATCATGGGAGGCGGCTGGCCCGCGTGTCATCATGGGACATTCGATGGGCGGCTACCTCGTGCTGCGCGCATTGGTGGAACGGGCGGTGGACCCCGCCGCCGCCGTGCTGGTCGCGCCGATGCTGGGGCTGAAGGCGCCGGTCGGGCCGTGGCTGGGGGAGCAGGTGGCGCGGCTGATGTGCCTGCTCGGCGATCCCGCGCGCGCCGCGTGGCAGGGGCATGAGCGCCCCGGCGCGCGGCTCGACCGGCAGAAGCTCCTGACTCACGACGCCTCGCGTTATGAGGACGAGGGCTTCTGGTATGCCGAGAAGCCCGAGATACAGCTCGGCCCGCCGAGCTGGGCGTGGCTGGCGCGGGCGTTTGCCGGTACGCGCGCGCTGGAGGCCGATCCGCGCCTCGCGGCGATGACGACGCCGGTGATGCTGCTCGTCGCGGAGGCGGACGGGCTGGTCGATGCGCGCGCGGCGCTGCGTGTCGCCGGCAAGCTGCCAGCGGCCGAGGCAGTGCGCTTCGGTCCCGAATCCGCGCATGAGATCCTGCGCGAGGCCGATCCGGTGCGCGATCGCGCGCTTGCGGCGATCGACGCTTTCCTCGAAACGCACGCGCGATGA
- a CDS encoding prepilin peptidase, producing MAWSVLHWLLPAILLLLLLSAGIEDARRREIANWKNAAIALLAPLWWVTSGLAPWPDMAIQFGMALIVFALFCVAFHFGQMGGGDVKLIGALALWLPLTPLLQMLLVMSLAGGVLTLVMLADHHIRKSQRILEVPYGVAIVFGGLAVLHELLLNQFA from the coding sequence ATGGCATGGTCCGTTCTCCACTGGCTGCTCCCCGCGATCCTCCTGCTGCTGTTGCTGTCGGCGGGGATCGAGGATGCGCGCAGGCGGGAGATCGCCAACTGGAAGAACGCCGCCATCGCGCTGCTCGCGCCGCTGTGGTGGGTGACGAGCGGGCTGGCGCCGTGGCCGGACATGGCGATCCAGTTCGGCATGGCGCTGATCGTGTTCGCGTTGTTCTGCGTGGCGTTCCACTTCGGCCAGATGGGCGGCGGCGACGTGAAGCTGATCGGCGCGCTCGCCCTGTGGCTGCCGCTGACGCCGCTGCTCCAGATGCTGCTGGTGATGTCGCTTGCCGGCGGCGTGCTGACATTGGTCATGCTGGCCGATCATCACATCAGAAAAAGTCAACGAATTCTTGAGGTTCCCTATGGAGTCGCGATCGTCTTCGGCGGCCTCGCGGTTCTTCACGAACTTCTTCTTAACCAGTTTGCGTAA
- the cpaB gene encoding Flp pilus assembly protein CpaB: MDTRKVVLLVGALFVAAITAFFARTLITGSAAPQATAMVGAPAPVDGPKVLVAIRALPVGTIIDPTAVKFQPWPKELVEGAYFQEGAGFDMKNVVGTVVRNAITAGQPITQGALVKPGDRGFLAAALGPGMRAVTVPVSAQTSVAGFIFPGDRVDLLLSQSVTGGGDGPPLKTAETILRNLRVLATDQRTADEKDEKGNTVVHTFSTVTLETTPKIAEQIAVAESAGTLSLSLRSIADNQAEFEQAIAAGAVKAPANGDPKAERALMLQVASQPQAGDSSVTVGADVSRFQRRTVPGKSSDAPQQGAQVAGGNFPGGAPVLGPVVRVARGNTVTDVPVGGKH, encoded by the coding sequence ATGGACACTCGCAAGGTTGTATTGCTGGTCGGCGCGCTGTTCGTCGCGGCCATCACCGCATTCTTCGCGCGCACCCTGATTACGGGAAGCGCCGCGCCTCAGGCGACCGCGATGGTCGGCGCGCCGGCGCCGGTCGACGGGCCGAAGGTGCTGGTCGCGATCCGCGCGCTGCCCGTCGGCACGATCATCGATCCGACGGCGGTGAAGTTCCAGCCGTGGCCGAAGGAACTGGTCGAAGGGGCCTATTTCCAGGAAGGCGCGGGCTTCGACATGAAGAATGTCGTCGGCACGGTGGTGCGCAACGCGATCACCGCCGGGCAGCCGATCACGCAGGGCGCACTGGTCAAGCCGGGCGACCGCGGCTTCCTCGCCGCCGCGCTCGGGCCGGGGATGCGCGCCGTGACGGTGCCGGTCTCCGCCCAGACCTCGGTCGCGGGCTTCATCTTTCCAGGCGATCGCGTCGACCTGCTGCTGAGCCAGTCGGTCACGGGCGGCGGCGATGGCCCGCCGCTCAAGACCGCCGAGACGATCCTGCGCAACCTGCGCGTGCTGGCCACCGATCAGCGCACCGCCGACGAGAAGGACGAGAAGGGCAACACCGTCGTCCACACCTTCTCCACGGTCACGCTGGAGACGACGCCGAAGATCGCCGAGCAGATCGCGGTGGCGGAATCCGCCGGCACGCTGTCGCTGTCGCTGCGCTCGATCGCCGACAATCAGGCCGAGTTCGAGCAGGCGATCGCCGCCGGCGCGGTGAAGGCGCCGGCCAACGGCGATCCGAAGGCGGAGCGCGCGCTGATGCTCCAGGTCGCCAGCCAACCGCAAGCCGGCGATTCGAGCGTCACCGTCGGCGCCGACGTGTCGCGCTTCCAGCGCCGCACCGTGCCGGGCAAGTCGTCCGACGCGCCGCAGCAGGGCGCGCAGGTGGCAGGCGGCAATTTTCCGGGAGGGGCGCCGGTGCTCGGCCCCGTGGTGCGGGTGGCGCGGGGCAATACTGTGACCGATGTTCCGGTCGGGGGGAAGCACTGA